The genomic region TTCCCGCAGGCCGTTGCCCGATACTTTCCACAAGAGCGACTGCGCCGAAACCGCCGAGGCGGTCAGGAGCGTTAGGAGGAGCAGGGTATAACGTTTCATAGACTTAATCCTCGTCTGAATGGTCGCTCCGCGAGTACGAGCGTTTATAAAATTTCCGAATGATCCAGTAAATCAGGAAACCCGTCGGGCCGAGCAGGAAACACAGCAGCAGGCAAGGCACCAGCAGTCCGTGCGGAATCCGGCGGCGGCGACCGCTGCGCAATATGTACGTTCCGGCCACGAGGTCAAAGGCGAGGTAGTGTATCCAGCCCGCCAGCACGGCCGCATCGCTGGTAAACAGCGCCTTGACGCCCGCTAATGTATTGAACGAATCCAGCGCCAGGTTGTTGGTATTGGTCCCGAAAAAAAGAAAATACAGGTAAAACAGGGCCAGCAGTGCCGGAATGGGCTGGTGACGCATCAGCCAGCGGGTCGGTTGCCAGCGCGGGGCAAAAATCATCAGCAGCCATTGGGGCAGCACCAGCGCATTTGCCAGTTGGAAAGCCAGAGCGGTATTCATGAATAGGTAGGTGTTAACAGAGCGGTCTTTGGAGCAGAAAGCCCATCGATTAACGAATGTACGAAGGCGGCCTCAGGACACAAAAAAATCCGCCCGTTCCAAAACAGGAGCGGACGCATAGGGTGAAGAAAGGTTTTCGCGAAGGAAATTACCAGCCGAGGCCAATCGCCGCGTTGAATTGAAAAGAAAAGTCAATGAGTCGGGTGCTTTTGGTGTCTTGTGGCCGCATAAGTTGCGGGCCGGCGTTCAAGTCGACGTAGCCAAAGTGGCTTAACCGGCGCTGCAGTCCCCAAAAAAGGCCCAACGTGGGTAGATTGAGACCCTGAAGAGTCGGAGCGGTTCGTCTGGTGATGAAGGTTTGGGTGGAAGCATCAAAGCTCTTTTCGGAGACATAATACGAAACAGGCCTTGCCAACTGGATAGACACATAATTGCCGAAAAGTTGTTGGCCGATTTGCCAGTGCGGATGTGTCTGGCTTTTGCGTAATAATACCGGGCACCAAGCTTGACGCCCATTGTATTCCGAAATGTTCGACTTTTCCACTCAATCATCTGCGAAGCCACCACCGACGACTGATTGAAGGTGGAATAATACACCATGGCGTCGATGCCCAGCAGGGCAGAAAACGACGGGCTGAGTTTCCGTTCAAGGGCCAGTTCGAAGTTGGAGCCTATCGCAAATGTTGGCCCTACCGCAACAAAGGAGGTTCCCGAAATAGAGGGCTTAAGCCAAACTTGATCAAGGTTTTCTCCTCCACATTGGCCCGCGTTACGTAGCAGATGAACCGGTTAATTTCCTCGCTCGTCAGGCGGCATTCCTCCTGCGTGACGGTGGTGCGGAGAGTGTCGGATTGCTGGGCGAACAGCGGGGTGGTCAGCAAAAAGCAAAGGCAGATCGTAAACAGTCCGTATTTCATAAGTCTAGCAGTGGTTTCTAATTTTTAATCAACATGTCTCCGGCCGACTGAATGAGCGTCACCGGGCTGTAACTTCCGTCAATCCGCACGGCGGGCCGATTCCCGGCGGGCTGGTGGTCGAAGCGCAGCTTTCTGACAAACGGCTGGTGCGAGTCCGGGACTTTCAGCGTACTGTAGGTCGTTTCAACCTCATATTGGAAATCATCCACCCGACGGGTGTAGAGGTAGATCTCGGTTCGGGCGGCGCTGACCGTCAGGGAAGACAATCGCTCGGCGGGGCGGACGTAAAGCTTGCCGTAGCGGCTTTCAATCCGGGCCGTTCCGCTGAGCTGACGCAGGATGATATCGGCTTTTTCTGCCTTGCAAACCAGCTGCCCGCCCACGTCCGTCGCTTCCAGGTCGCCATACTCCGATTGGATGGTAAGCTTTCCCGTTAAATCGCTCAGACTGAGCTTACCGAACTCGAAGGTGACGGACGTTTCGCCGCGCAGGTTTGCCAGCGTGATGTCGCCAAAGCTGTTGTCGATCTGCAGGCCCGTATTCTCCGGCACCCAAAGCTCAAACACGGTTTTCAACTGACTCTGCACGCTGCGGCGGTTCTGCGGAATCCGGAAGCCATTGGTGAGCGTCAGCACGCCGTCCTGCGCACCGATTTTGTAGAGCATGAAGTTCAGTTCTAATTCGGCTACGTCGCGGTCGGGGTGCTTGGCCACGCGCCGGATCTGGGCCGAAACGCCCGTTTTAGTCCAGCCGTGGATGATGACATCGGCTTTTTTGCCGTTGATAACCACCTTGCGGATGCCCGTCAGGTCTTTTTCCAGCGACTGAGTCACCACCTGTAATTTTACCTGGGCGGCCAGCGGTGGAGTCAGCAGCACTGCCAGAAACAGGAGCATAAGGTACTTTTTCATATCGCCAGCAGTTCGACCAGTTCTTTCGTAACTTCCTCGCGCTGGCTCTGGAGTCGCGCCTGGGCTTCCACCAACTGCGGGTCGTTGCCAAACACGGCCAGTTGCTCCTTCAATTGGGCCTGGCGATTGTCAAGATCGGCCAGTTCGGTGCGGAGTTCCTTCACTTCCGGCTTTTCGCAGACTGTTTTCACTTCCTGACAACGTTCGGCGATGAGTTGGCGGGCGTCAATGGGCGGCGCTGCGGACTTCGGTTGCACGGGTTTAGCCACCTCGATGGAATACGTCACGGTCACGGTCTCCGGGGGTTCAAGGGTCAGGTAAAGCCAGCCGCCGAGAAGTCCGGCAACGGTGGCGGCCGCCAGAATGGAAGCCCGTTTCGGCACCCGATTCCAGAGCGGACGAATCTTTTCGGTCGATTGCCCATCGGAAGCGGTCATTTCGCCGAAAGGCGGCATCTGTACATTTGCCAATCGGCTTTCCAGCGCTTCCCAGGCTTCGGCAGCGGGTTCAAATTCCGGCAGTTGCAGCATCGCCCGGTCGATGGTCGCTTCGGCATCGAGTTCGCCGGCAATGCGGTTCCAGAGGTCCGGCCGGGGGTCAAAATCGGGCAGTTGGTCGAGAGCGTCGTGCAGGTTCATCGGTCGGGGTGCAGATCGGCCAGTTGTTTACGAAGCAATTTTTTAGCGTAGCTCAGCTGCGATTTGGAGGTTCCTTCCGAAATCGCCAGCAGGTCGGCCACCTCCCGGTGGGCGTAGCCTTCCACTTCGATGAGCAGAAAAACGGCCCGCGCCCCGTCGGGAAGCGCGCGGATGGCCGCATCGAGTTGTTGTCCCGTCAGCGTGTCGGGCACGGTCATCGGCTGATCGTGCTGGTCGGTCAGCGTTTCAAAACGGCTTTCGCGGGCCAGCTTTCGCAGGGCCTGCCGAATGACGATGGTTTTGATCCAGGCTCCGAGGGTGGATTGATACCGGAAGGAATGCAGGCTGCGGAACACTTCCACAAACGCGTCCTGCAACACATCGTGGGCATGGTCGGCGTCGTTCAGGATGCGGAATGCCTTCGTGAACATGGCCCGTTTGTACCGCTCGAAGAGCAGCCGCTGGGCCGTCCGGTCGTGGATGCGGCAGCGTTCGACCAGGTCGCGTTCCGTAGGTTCAGGTGGTGATTGCACGCGGGACATCAGTAATCGTCCAAAGTTTCACCACAAAGTGCAGAAAGGGAGGGAAAGGGTTGGAAAGCTCTTTGAGAATTAAAAGTCAAAAGTTAAAAATTAAAAGTAAAGGCTCCGCTGGTTCAGGTGTTCTGACCTGGAGGAGCCCTCTTACTATTCACTTTTTAACTTTTAACTTTTAATTCTTAACGGCAACTCTGTATTCCTCCACCGCCTCCCGCATTTTCTCCGCCGGTACTACGTCCAGAATCATGGATTCGAGGGTCAGGCCGGGGCCGAAAGCGCAGCTTAGAATGTGGTCGGTTTTGGATGGACTGTCCGTCGGCGTCGTGCGGAATTCCTGCCAGATTTTCTGCAGCACAAACAGGACTGTCGCCGAAGACATGTTGCCGTATTGCTGCAGCACCTCGTA from Tellurirhabdus rosea harbors:
- a CDS encoding ABA4-like family protein, producing MNTALAFQLANALVLPQWLLMIFAPRWQPTRWLMRHQPIPALLALFYLYFLFFGTNTNNLALDSFNTLAGVKALFTSDAAVLAGWIHYLAFDLVAGTYILRSGRRRRIPHGLLVPCLLLCFLLGPTGFLIYWIIRKFYKRSYSRSDHSDED
- a CDS encoding DUF4097 family beta strand repeat-containing protein; the protein is MKKYLMLLFLAVLLTPPLAAQVKLQVVTQSLEKDLTGIRKVVINGKKADVIIHGWTKTGVSAQIRRVAKHPDRDVAELELNFMLYKIGAQDGVLTLTNGFRIPQNRRSVQSQLKTVFELWVPENTGLQIDNSFGDITLANLRGETSVTFEFGKLSLSDLTGKLTIQSEYGDLEATDVGGQLVCKAEKADIILRQLSGTARIESRYGKLYVRPAERLSSLTVSAARTEIYLYTRRVDDFQYEVETTYSTLKVPDSHQPFVRKLRFDHQPAGNRPAVRIDGSYSPVTLIQSAGDMLIKN
- a CDS encoding RNA polymerase sigma factor, producing MSRVQSPPEPTERDLVERCRIHDRTAQRLLFERYKRAMFTKAFRILNDADHAHDVLQDAFVEVFRSLHSFRYQSTLGAWIKTIVIRQALRKLARESRFETLTDQHDQPMTVPDTLTGQQLDAAIRALPDGARAVFLLIEVEGYAHREVADLLAISEGTSKSQLSYAKKLLRKQLADLHPDR